The following coding sequences are from one Triticum dicoccoides isolate Atlit2015 ecotype Zavitan chromosome 4A, WEW_v2.0, whole genome shotgun sequence window:
- the LOC119284836 gene encoding cyclin-D5-3-like has protein sequence MGDASTSAAAPATPTSTLICLEDGNDLFLDDDDSPAGGLADSRLAAADGLLLLDRDDEYAALMLSKEGAGAGGGGGACGEELDEWTKAARAACVDWIVKTNARFLFSGKTAYVAVTYLDRFLAQRRVDRGKEWALQLLSVACLSLAAKVEEHRVPRLPEFRPDEYDFDSASILRMELLVLGTLNWRMIAATPFPYLSCFAARFRHDERSAIVLRAVKCIFASIKAMSSVEYQPSTMALASILAARGGSEGTGPSLEEELKAILGSSWQQLHTEHVYSCYSLMIQEEDRSTQSGREVAASSGVSAAAPAGSPGTSVAMADDNNAIATASADNNKRRRVHSPQPQRQ, from the exons ATGGGGGACGCGTCCACCTCCGCAGCCGCCCCCGCCACGCCCACCTCCACGCTCATCTGCCTCGAGGACGGCAACGACCTCTTCCTCGACGACGACGACAGCCCCGCCGGCGGCCTGGCGGactcgcgcctcgccgccgccgacgggctccTGCTCCTCGACCGCGACGACGAGTACGCCGCGCTCATGCTCTCCAAGGAGGGcgccggcgctggcggcggcggcggcgcgtgcggcgaGGAGCTGGACGAGTGGACCAAGGCCGCGCGCGCCGCGTGCGTCGACTGGATTGTCAAG ACGAACGCGAGGTTCCTCTTCAGCGGGAAGACGGCGTACGTCGCGGTGACGTACCTCGATCGGTTCCTGGCGCAGCGGCGAGTCGAT CGGGGGAAGGAGTGGGCCCTGCAGCTGCTCTCGGTGGCCTGCCTGTCGCTGGCGGCCAAGGTGGAGGAGCACCGGGTGCCGCGGCTGCCGGAGTTCCGGCCGGACGAGTACGACTTCGACAGCGCCTCCATCCTGCGCATGGAGCTGCTCGTCCTCGGCACGCTCAACTGGCGGATGATCGCCGCCACCCCGTTCCCCTACCTGAGCTGCTTCGCGGCCAGGTTCCGGCACGACGAGCGCAGCGCCATCGTCCTGCGCGCCGTCAAGTGCATCTTCGCCTCCATCAAAG CGATGAGCTCGGTGGAGTACCAGCCGTCGACGATGGCGCTGGCGTCCATCCTGGCCGCGCGCGGCGGCAGTGAGGGGACGGGCCCGAGCCTAGAGGAGGAGCTCAAGGCGATCCTGGGCTCATCATGGCAGCAATTACACACG GAGCATGTGTATTCCTGCTACAGCCTGATGATCCAGGAGGAGGACAGGTCCACGCAGTCGGGCAGGGAGGTGGCGGCTTCCTCCGGCGTCTCCGCGGCCGCCCCCGCCGGCAGCCCGGGCACCTCCGTCGCCATGGCCGACGACAATAACGCCATTGCCACCGCCTCGGCGGACAACAATAAGAGGAGACGGGTGCATTCGCCTCAGCCTCAGCGCCAGTAG